taaatattttaattttaaaatttaattctaaaaaaaaattctgcaTACATATATAACTTTCAGCTTGACTATTGAATACTTCAAAAtaggtaaaaaaaattgtaattattttacctTTTAAATGTGATTTCATTGTTCGTATATTTTAGAGAAGGGAATTCTTACGCTGATTTATTGAtcaattttggaatttttagtCAGAATTTTGTCCGGTGGAATATTATTCTTCTTTTTGTCTCAGATGTATGATATAGGAATGTAGCTCATCTTCTTCATTATAGACTTTCTTGACGTGTTTGGGTTTAGTTGTTACTCTCTTACCTCACCTCACACCCTTTCGTTGacttaaaaaagtaataattatcgtttaggtcatttaaaatttttcttttgatttggtCTTTTAATTTACATTTGATTTTCACCGCTAGACtttaagttatattaaattacacattgGGTGCTTTAAGTTTaacaattttatcaaattacttTCAAACTACTGTGAGTAGAAACATCATAATGAGTAGATTGTCCAAACGAGTCACATGTCGAAACATCACAACGAGTCACAAGTCGAAACATCACAATGAGTAGATTGCCCAAACTACTATGCATATGAAGGAAGTTAAtgcaatatatattattacaatATTTAGTAGAACTTCTAATGATCTGCTAATTTTAATTGCACTAATCGTAATTAAAAGTGAGACGAATGACTGATATCACAAACTGAATGTAATTTAGAGACCCAATTaggaaacaaaataataaatgacaATTGATTTAAACTTACACACACAAGTgagtttttgtctttatttttcttaggattaaatatgttattaatctctataaaatttcatttcaattttagttcctgtaaaataaaaatataatacttaATCCAAACAAAATGATCATGTATGTTATTTTAGTTCCTCTTGTTAATATACCGtataattttgaatgaatttttttacaaacatcTTTATAAcattgtaaaaatttatttaacaaaaaataagttCAAAATTCGATATCTagattcatatttttgttacttttatcttaaatattttatatttaaaaaattataaatttttgtgaatGAAGTTTTTATAACATTCTAAAcatgattattaaaaaataattcaaaagttTAAACATTgaaagaatataaaatatattttatttaagactAAAATGTTTGTTCGATAATTTtgtaggaattaaaattgaaaagtttGAAGTTTTATACAagtaaaaacatatatatatattttttttactacgATTAAGGGTAGAAACAAGTTAGACTGAGTGACAAGAGTCTATGGCCTAGCCTTAAATTCAGGTCAGATTAGacttttctttttaaacaaataaggTTTAAAACTTCTAAAAAAGTCCACTTAAAAATATCACCTACAAGTCACACAATAAACTTTGAGATTTATTAGCCGacctatttatataaaataaataatattttttttactattataattattatattaaattataaatatttttattaaatatttaaattttagtaatttaatatattaatcttttttaattttaatttttttaaaaatattatgttaaaaataaaaatagaatttaattatttgattatttatttaaaagtattaaatttttatgatctCCGGGTTAGGATGAAACGACTGTGTTTGATCTAAACATAACGCGCACCCTCAATCGCTGATTCCTTCGTATCGGAAAATCAAAAGCAAGTAGGAAAGATTCTGACACTTTTTCCGAATTCCAATCTTCGTCGTGAATTTGTGCCCTAGCTCAGACGAAAATGGTTCGATCCCCTCTGCTCTTCTCCTTCCTTAGCCCACCAATTCCCTTTCCAATTTGATAACTAACTATTAATCTATCTACTACTTGTTTCCCTTAATTTTCTACATTATTCTctatcaacattttttttaatctaatcaCCACGCTACATTGCTTATATTTCCTGTATTATTTTTAGTTACTGTTtatttttcaatgaaaataGCAGATCATTGATCATTTGTAATTATCAATTTTTGCGAAATTTTACTTCATTTTTAGTATCTCCTCTAAATGAATGAGTAGGTTCCTTTTATTTGATTGTATCATATAAATGGTTGAGACAAAATTCATGAAAAATCACTGACTCTGTTTTGGTGTGTAATTTCCTTACCAGTCATCTGTACTTAGAGGAGATTCCAGGAGGTTCAACAATAAACAAAGACCACGGCATCATTTGACGCCGCAGAAGAGACAGGAGATTAAGGAAGCTTTTGAATTATTTGACACCGATGGCTCAGGTTTTATAAATACACTTTTAccataaaaatcacaattttgtcaaatattttatttccacTTTATGCTAAAATACTTTGATGATTTTTAGGTACTATTGATGCCAAGGAGCTGAATGTTGCCATGAGGTATTGTTGTAATTCAtcataaagttaaaaaaatgtttgtcATATTAATCGGTTGTGTTGTTTTAATTTTCACAATATACATCTTATATTTGCAGGGCCCTTGGATTTGAGATGACAGAAAAGGTATTATATAATATCCAAGTACattctttcaattttcttaTGATTGTGCAGAGTTTGCAATGGATTATGTACTGCGTTGTCAGGATTTTGTGATGCCATTCTTTGTAAGAGTTCTATATGCATCTCTCTAATAGATAATCCACTGAACCATTTCAGCAAATTGAACAAATGATAGCAGATGTGGACAAGGATGGGAGTGGAGCAATCGACTATGATGAATTTGAGCACATGATGACGGCCAAAATAGGAGAAAGGGACACTAAAGAGGAGCTCATGAAAGCTTTCCATATCATCGATCAAGATAAAAATGTGAAGATTTTTACTACTATACATCACTAGTACTTCTTTTTTATTCTAATTGCATATTTGTGGTCAATGCAGGGTAAGATATCTATAACAGACATCAAGCGCATTGCAAAAGAGCTAGGTCAAAGTTTTACTGATAGAGAGATTCAGGAGATGGTTGATGAGGCCGACCAAAATAGTAAGTTACCACAGTCATAACCTTGCGAACTTTCTAATTTTAAAGACGAACTTTTATATCTCAAATAGTGTATTTGTATTGCATTCTATGGTGAACAGTGTTAGGTTATGCTGACATAGTGTTGtctatatatgaaaaaatagtATCATTACTTTGATCTTTAAATCTGCTATTTTCTGCATTGGAAGTAAAGTTGACACTGATCTTGTTTTAGTACTAATGTAGTCATGTGCTTGAAGTTGCTTTACcatgattatttttttgatagCAAAGCCATTGTATGCGAAATAGTTATTTTCTTTGCCTTTGTGCTCTTGTTTATTTGGAATGAAATATTCTTATTGGCTCCCTTCCCCCATTTAAGTATAACTGTTTTGATCTATATGAAGCACAAATTCTGACATGGACACCGCTGACTTAAGAAACATAGGACCCCGACATTGATACACATATGATAGTTTTTCACCTTCATTGATACATCTACTACCAAAATACTAAACATGTTAAATTTCATGTCTTTAACCCCCATCATTAATCGTCATTGCTTTGACACATCTTTAAACCCTTGTAGATGTGTTTGAGATGCGTCCAAGGGGTCTAAGGTGTGTTGAAgcgaagaaaaacaaaatttatttttgggacACTTATTTGAGGTGTAGTACGGGTGTTGGACACGTAGATATGCCTAATCTCAGAGGTGTTTGTTCTTCATAGCTGATCAATATCTTTGGTCTTAAACCTACTACTACCAGGTGTATTGTGTATGCATACTGGGTATAAACCTGTGCAATGCACGGGCGACATTTGACAACTGTTAACTTATGTATCAATAATAGAAACCTAAAAAggttattaaaaaatacatgaaaAAGTGTCAAAACATATGcattatataacaaaaaatagcaATATAGCAGGCTTATTTGAgtgtatatttaaatttaagatatgATATTCtactaaatattaatatattagggAGTAGAGTAGTAGTGGTTTATAAAAAATGTAGAATGCTTTCCTAAATGTTGAACAAACAAAGCATGGTTGGAACTCATATATGCGTTTGCATAGGAATTAATTCTGATCATCCAATAGTTTCAAATGGCTTACAGGTACATGCATGTTCTCATTTACTCAtccattattttttttgttatcaaaGCCATTGTGTGGGAAATAGTAATTTTCTTTGCCTTTGTGCTCTTGTTGATTCggaatgatatatttttattggcTCCCTTCCCTCATTTAATGATAACAATTCTGGTCAATATCTTTGGCCTGAAACCCACTACCACCAGATGTATACATATGTGAGCAGTGAAAAACAAAGTTAAATCAGTGTTGTCAAATTTCTCCTTGGCGGCACCATGGCATTATAGCATGGTGGATTATGGTCACTGATCAGCTGCCATAGGCTGCAAAACCTATTATATCTGCCAAGTTTCCGCCATAGAGATATGATATAAGACAACATTATGGCGTCGTTTGATCCATGTAGTTGACTCTACTCAGAGTCAGTAGGGTAAAGCTTTGGTTGGAGTTGTTGTATAACTATGTCAAAGGCCGCAATGCAATGTTTATATGGTGGATTTTTTGCCTGCCGCAATAATTCTTCATCCACCATTGATAACACTGAGTTAAATGGAGAAAACCGAGTTCAATTagattaaagtaaaaaaataggTTCACAACAATATCTCTTGGCATTTATACTTCTTCTGGGTTAAAAGCACATGATGTGTTGGACATGAGTCTCAGCTGGAAAATAAGGCTGAGTAAACAATAGGAGTCATTTACACTGGCAGTTTGGGAGGTTAATTAGCAGGAACTGCGCATCTGTAAGAACAGTTGGGATTAATATGAAACAATTGAGTCTCTCAGTTTTAAGGGTCAATCCTTGTAAGGTGGTTTATCTGCCTTACTCTCTCTCATTGCAGAAATATCAGAGTTCTTTCTCTCTTTTTGCCATCCTCTTTTCTTGCTTGTCATACTTTTTATGTCCTGCAGTTTTTCTGGGTTCCTAACTTGATGATTACAATAGG
This region of Cicer arietinum cultivar CDC Frontier isolate Library 1 chromosome 8, Cicar.CDCFrontier_v2.0, whole genome shotgun sequence genomic DNA includes:
- the LOC101494337 gene encoding probable calcium-binding protein CML13, which encodes MSSVLRGDSRRFNNKQRPRHHLTPQKRQEIKEAFELFDTDGSGTIDAKELNVAMRALGFEMTEKQIEQMIADVDKDGSGAIDYDEFEHMMTAKIGERDTKEELMKAFHIIDQDKNGKISITDIKRIAKELGQSFTDREIQEMVDEADQNNDREVDPEEFIMMMNRTGFRH